A single window of Rhipicephalus microplus isolate Deutch F79 chromosome 5, USDA_Rmic, whole genome shotgun sequence DNA harbors:
- the LOC119173931 gene encoding neprilysin-1, translating into MELPTAPAGSNTTGGMVPPLPAQFETMRSASIPHVRQLMFDLPKQRKIIGIILIQVAIFIVVITIGQQYRKRGAVVVYCETEDCVRHAVDLLTSVDNSVHPCRSFYGFVCGRWSRTHTRDDLLEEIHSRAVDIALSQLDRDALQSTKASAFFHSCMDSKLQRHENVRKLVALKRELGLVWPEERYGNDHPLSVMLKMAIKWNLNFLFQVRVVSGRESYRTLFITRGFLGITWEESQEKSLSSYRKHVEEHFKVLSVTPSNVNYTELWQLEDAIIQAKLDVIHKSPAQDWFPIGKIGHRTPSIPVELWIRLLNKYFQGQYTWTLDSFIAVEHYKILENIEKLFQSYGEDKLAIGLAWVFIQTHLWVLYDKPELQFKHCHEMIQKYACLEYVNLYFGLQSIVDHVVHRYASKEMRKKVESLPGQIKRAATTKIREAMWIPNDMKENYARKVSNIEMSLLPPSDFFTVKGREDIYGIFPAINGSSFMADLLTVANFYASLVSHERYGDIYSRTTSATYGPARYIDPVNSVLVPMNALEPPLYYTQAVASIEYGGLGSYLAREVSRCFGPHGLNGDEEYGNDTLWWGTTDRASEHKRNSDCVWNGTARTNSRNGKAIDLFPSLPALEIAFAAYKEAVSETDTGAADVKLRTLDKYTGDMLFFMTYCHGMCSAKSHENAEICDTSLMNFRPFAETYKCPAGSPMNPALKCSFFNGN; encoded by the exons ATGGAA CTTCCGACAGCTCCGGCTGGATCCAACACCACCGGCGGCATGGTGCCACCATTGCCCGCGCAGTTCGAAACCATG AGATCCGCTTCAATCCCACACGTGCGGCAGCTGATGTTCGATCTACCGAAGCAGCGGAAGATTATTGGCATTATCCTCATTCAGGTTGCAATCTTCATCGTCGTGATTACGATCGGGCAGCAGTACAGAAAACGGGGAGCGGTCGTAGTGTACTGCGAAACGGAGGACTGCGTAAGACACGCCGTCGACTTGTTGACCAGCGTGGACAATTCCGTGCACCCATGCCGAAGCTTCTATGGCTTTGTGTGCGGCCGCTGGTCCAGAACCCACACGCGAGACGACCTGCTGGAAGAGATTCACTCCAGAGCGGTGGACATTGCGCTAAGCCAGCTGGACCGGGACGCCTTGCAATCCACCAAGGCTTCGGCTTTCTTCCACAGCTGCATGGACTCGAAGCTACAAAGACACGAAAATGTCCGCAAGCTTGTTGCGCTGAAGAGAGAACTGGGACTTGTATGGCCCGAGGAGCGTTACGGTAACGACCACCCTTTGAGCGTGATGCTGAAGATGGCGATAAAGTGGAACCTCAATTTTCTTTTCCAAGTCCGGGTTGTTTCTGGGCGAGAGAGCTATCGCACCTTGTTCATTACCAGAGGCTTCCTGGGCATCACTTGGGAAGAGAGCCAGGAAAAATCGCTCAGTAGCTACAGGAAGCACGTGGAAGAGCACTTCAAAGTCCTCAGCGTCACTCCTTCTAACGTAAACTATACCGAACTCTGGCAACTAGAAGATGCCATCATTCAAGCGAAATTGGATGTAATTCACAAAAGCCCCGCCCAGGACTGGTTTCCAATTGGAAAAATTGGACATCGGACGCCTTCGATTCCGGTAGAGCTCTGGATTCGGCTTCTGAACAAGTACTTTCAGGGCCAGTACACCTGGACTCTAGATAGCTTTATTGCAGTGGAACATTACAAGATTCTCGAGAACATAGAGAAGCTGTTCCAATCATACGGCGAGGATAAACTCGCGATCGGACTTGCATGGGTATTTATTCAAACCCACCTGTGGGTACTTTATGACAAGCCAGAACTTCAGTTTAAGCATTGCCACGAAATGATTCAGAAGTACGCTTGTTTAGAATACGTTAATCTTTACTTCGGCTTGCAGAGCATAGTCGATCACGTGGTGCATCGCTACGCCTCCAAAGAAATGCGTAAAAAGGTCGAAAGTTTGCCTGGTCAAATCAAGCGCGCAGCCACTACCAAGATCAGGGAGGCGATGTGGATACCAAACGACATGAAAGAAAATTATGCGAGAAAGGTCTCTAACATCGAAATGAGCCTTCTTCCACCATCAGACTTCTTCACTGTCAAGGGCCGAGAAGATATTTATGGCATCTTCCCAGCGATAAATGGCAGCTCCTTCATGGCTGACCTTTTGACTGTCGCTAATTTTTACGCCAGCTTGGTCAGCCATGAACGCTACGGAGACATCTACAGCAGAACCACGTCCGCAACGTATGGGCCTGCACGGTACATCGACCCAGTCAACTCTGTCCTCGTCCCGATGAATGCTCTCGAGCCTCCACTCTACTACACGCAAGCCGTTGCTTCCATCGAATACGGAGGGTTGGGCTCATACCTGGCCAGGGAAGTGTCCAGATGTTTTGGTCCTCACGGCCTTAACGGAGACGAGGAGTACGGAAACGACACTCTCTGGTGGGGGACCACGGACAGGGCGTCGGAACACAAACGAAATAGTGACTGCGTGTGGAACGGCACTGCAAGGACGAACAGTCGCAACGGCAAAGCTATCGATCTTTTTCCATCCCTCCCAGCTCTGGAGATTGCCTTCGCAGCGTACAAGGAAGCGGTCTCGGAAACAGACACCGGAGCAGCGGATGTCAAGTTGCGTACCCTCGATAAGTACACCGGAGACATGCTATTCTTCATGACGTACTGTCACGGGATGTGCTCGGCTAAATCCCATGAAAATGCGGAGATCTGCGACACCTCTCTAATGAATTTCCGCCCATTCGCTGAAACGTACAAGTGCCCGGCCGGCTCACCTATGAACCCGGCTCTAAAGTGTTCATTTTTTAATGGTAACTGA